The Synechococcus sp. WH 8101 sequence GCGACACCCGCCCCTTCGGCAGGGAGAACCGGGACGCATCACCCTGGGCAGCCAGAGCCTGGATCGCCGGACCGCCCGGATAAGGAAGGCCAAGCAACCGCGCCACTTTGTCGAAAGCCTCTCCCGCCGCGTCGTCGTGGCTGCGCCCAAGCCGGGTCATCGCACTATCCGCGGCCACCCGGATCAGCTCCGTGTGGCCGCCGCTGACGAGAAGCACCAGGTAGGGAGGCGTTGGTGGGGTGTCGCCCAACGACACCGAGGCGAGATGTCCCTCCAGGTGGTGCACCCCCAGAAAAGGCTTGCCATGCAGAGCCGCCAGCGTGCGGGCGCTCACCGAGCCCACCATCAGGGCACCCACCAGGCCAGGCGCCACGGTGGCGGCCACAGCATCAAGCGCATCGATGCCGAGCTCGGAGTGTTCGAGAACCTCATCCACCAGCGTGGGCAACGCCTCCACATGGCGGCGGGAAGCGATCTCCGGCACAACCCCACCCCACTGGGCATGCTCCTCCACCTGGGAAGCAATGCGGTGAGCGAGCACTTCAAGGCGGCGGCCGTTCTGCCGCACGACGGCCGCCGCCGACTCGTCACAACTTGTTTCGAGCGCCAGCACTGTCGGCATCGCTTTCCACAGCCTCCCCTACTGTCCGTTTGTGACATCCTGCCGTCCGGGGCAGGCCTAATCAGGAATCGATCCGATGCGTCGTCTCTTCGCCCTTGCGCTTTCGGCCCTGCTCATCGTCGGCTTCGCTCCCGTTGCCAAAGCGGACGTGGCCGGCCTGACCCCCTGCGCTGAAAGTGCTCGCTTTCAGCAGCGTGCCGCTGCTGCCACCACACCTCAGGCCAAAGCGCGTTTCGAGATGTACAGCGAAGCTGTGTGTGGCGACGACGGTCTGCCCCACCTGATCGTGGATGGTCGCTGGAGCCATGCCGGTGATTTCGTGTATCCCGGTCTGATGTTCCTCTATGTGGCTGGTTGCATTGGCTGGGCCGGTCGTGAGTACCTCAAGGCCACCCGCGGCACCAAAGAGCAATACTCCAAGGAAATTCAGATCGATCTCCCCCTCGCCCTGAAGAGCTGCATCGCAGCAGCCACCTGGCCCCTGGCAGCATTCGGTGAATTCACGAGCGGCAAGCTTCTTGAGAGCGACAACAAAATCACCGTGTCGCCTCGCTGAGACTTTTTCACCCTCCACGTTTCTTCTCACCTCCCATGCAGAAATTCCTAACTACCGCCCCTGTGGTTGCCGCGATCTGGTTCACCCTCACCGCCGGCATTCTCATCGAGTGGAATCGTTTTTTCCCCGATCTGCTCTTTCACCCGATGGGTTGATTCCTTCGCCATCAATGAAGAAAAAAGAGGGCTGAGGCCCTCTTTTTTTGTTGTCAGGCCGCCAGACCCATCAAGTGCTCCACCTCGGCGAGGGCGCGATCGAGATGATCATTGATCACCACAGCGTCGAATTCCGACTGGGCCGCCAGCTCGATGCGCGCCCGCTCGAGACGACGCTGAATCGCCGCCTCTGCATCCGTGCCCCGGCCACGGATCCGACGCTCCAACTCCTCAACACTGGGCGGCGCCAGGAAAATCTGCTTCGCCGTGGGGAAAGTGCGACGCACCTGACGGGCACCTTCAAGCTCGATCTCCAGCAACACCGGCGTGTCAGCGGCGAGACGCTCCTGCACGGGCTGCCGCGGCGTGCCGTAGCAGTTACCGGCGAATTCAGCCCACTCGAGCAGACCCCCTTGCCGCACCAGGGCGTCGAACTGATCGCGACCGTGAAAGAAGTAATGCTCTCCGTCTCTCTCCCCGGCGCGGGGGGCACGGGTCGTAGCAGACACCGAGAGCCAGACCCTGGGATGGCGCTCCAGCAGTCGGGCCACCAGCGTGCCTTTGCCCACACCGCTTGGGCCGGTGAGCACCGTGAGTCCGGCGGTGGCTGGGGAAGAACCCATGCATTGCGTCCGATTGATCTGCAGGGTAGGAAGACACCTCGCCTACCAAGCCATCCCCGCCATGGACCTGCCCCCCCGGGATCGTCCCTCAGCCCAGGGGATGGATGTCACCACCGTGCGGGCGGTGGTCAGCGATCTACGTCGTCGCCTGCTGCCCAGCCGTTTTGAAAAGGCACAACAACCGGATCCCCACAGCCTGCAGCTGGGATTCCGCACCCTGACGGGAATGGTGTGGCTGGAATTGAGCTGGCAAGCCGATCTGCCACGGCTGGTTCTGATCCCCCCACC is a genomic window containing:
- the tsaD gene encoding tRNA (adenosine(37)-N6)-threonylcarbamoyltransferase complex transferase subunit TsaD — its product is MPTVLALETSCDESAAAVVRQNGRRLEVLAHRIASQVEEHAQWGGVVPEIASRRHVEALPTLVDEVLEHSELGIDALDAVAATVAPGLVGALMVGSVSARTLAALHGKPFLGVHHLEGHLASVSLGDTPPTPPYLVLLVSGGHTELIRVAADSAMTRLGRSHDDAAGEAFDKVARLLGLPYPGGPAIQALAAQGDASRFSLPKGRVSRREGGFHPYDFSFSGLKTAMLRQVEACKAELVDGDAAAAVWADLAASFEQVVADVLVERSLRCCRDEGLNQLVLVGGVAANLRLRRQMSDRAAACGVQVQIAPLEFCTDNAAMVGAAALQRLRGAQDFSSLRLGVSARWPLEQAEALVSTEAPF
- a CDS encoding Photosystem I reaction center subunit III; this translates as MRRLFALALSALLIVGFAPVAKADVAGLTPCAESARFQQRAAAATTPQAKARFEMYSEAVCGDDGLPHLIVDGRWSHAGDFVYPGLMFLYVAGCIGWAGREYLKATRGTKEQYSKEIQIDLPLALKSCIAAATWPLAAFGEFTSGKLLESDNKITVSPR
- the psaJ gene encoding photosystem I reaction center subunit IX, yielding MQKFLTTAPVVAAIWFTLTAGILIEWNRFFPDLLFHPMG
- the gmk gene encoding guanylate kinase codes for the protein MGSSPATAGLTVLTGPSGVGKGTLVARLLERHPRVWLSVSATTRAPRAGERDGEHYFFHGRDQFDALVRQGGLLEWAEFAGNCYGTPRQPVQERLAADTPVLLEIELEGARQVRRTFPTAKQIFLAPPSVEELERRIRGRGTDAEAAIQRRLERARIELAAQSEFDAVVINDHLDRALAEVEHLMGLAA